One Ricinus communis isolate WT05 ecotype wild-type chromosome 2, ASM1957865v1, whole genome shotgun sequence DNA segment encodes these proteins:
- the LOC8281358 gene encoding disease resistance protein RPV1, which yields MASLSNQNPSSSSSLLPGSACSSKYNVILSFKDEDNNFVSHLYRKLSLEGIHTVENGGKLEFPVAIQESRLIVVVLSEKYACSAQCLDELVKITDCWEKTRKMVVPIFHNVDPDDLGNQRGKVAEAFAKHEENFKEKVKMWKDALTKVASICGWDSLQWEETIFIEQIVRDISDKLIYTSSTDTSELVGMGSHIAEMEKKLCLELNGVHMVGIWGMGGIGKTTIAKLIYDMLSSQFEVHCFLPNVKEHFEKHGAAVLQQKLLSNVLSERRSLNAWTFNASFNVIKRALHHRKVLLVLDDVDDYKQLEALAREPNWFGEGSRIIITSRDYHLLDSHGVESIYEVQYLKTDHALQLFSLHAFKQNNAKIEYLELTKQFSSYAKGLPLAVKVFGSFLNGRNILEWQSVKNKLAKIPCIGIHDVLRISFEGLDETQRDVFLDIACFFNGLSKEFARDILGGCGFFPDIAFAVLKDKALITIDDNELLVHDLLREMGHEIVYQESKEEPGKRSRLWIPDDIFHVLTKSTGTKIVEGIFLDTFKVRKMHLSSEAFAKMRNLRMLKFYYTGSKYMNKVHLPDEGLHYMSSNLRLFHWEGYPSKSLPSSFHAENLIELNLVGSNLEQLWTGVQHLVNLKWIDLSYSRHLTRIPDLSKAQNLERMELTTCQNLAAVSSSVQCLNKLVFLDLSDCTNLRSLPGGINLNSLKALVLTSCSNLAKLPEISGDIRFLCLSGTAIEELPQFIGSLTSLVTLYLRNCKRLKKITSSISQLTSLSMFCLTGCLSITKFPDIPENVESVDFTGTAIEDLPSSICSLSRLFQLNLSNSKKLKSLPSSICKLGCLQILCLSGCSALDSFHNLESLPCLKRLDLSNCDLSEFPSNLSSLSLLENLDLSKNNFEIIPATIKHLSQLKLLNISSCRRLRCLLDVPPCIKILKAWHCTSLEAIPRIKSLWEPDVEYWDFANCFNLDQKETSNLAEDAQWSFLVMETASKQVHDYKGNPGQFCFPGSEVPESFCNEDIRSSLTFMLPSNGRQLMGIALCVVLGSEEPYSVSKVRCCCKCHFKSTNQDDLIFTSQYGSINHENVTLNSDHILLWFESWKSRSDKLNNSFTECHEASFEFCISYGFKKHINVRKYGVHLIYAEETSENPPNIFHKQLSALNQDSSQPMGEDRNTKRRRSRSDDFTAKEEQQPNRKRVKVCSA from the exons AGTGCTTGGATGAACTTGTAAAGATCACAGATTGCTGggagaaaacaagaaaaatggTTGTACCCATTTTCCATAATGTGGATCCAGATGATTTGGGAAATCAAAGAGGCAAAGTAGCAGAAGCTTTTGCAAAGCATGAAGAAAATTTCAAGGAGAAGGTGAAAATGTGGAAGGATGCTCTAACAAAAGTGGCCTCAATTTGTGGGTGGGATTCATTGCAATG GGAGGAGACAATCTTCATAGAGCAAATTGTTAGAGATATTTCAGacaagttaatttatacatcatcGACTGATACCAGTGAACTTGTTGGAATGGGTTCACACATAGcggaaatggaaaagaaattgtGCCTTGAGTTAAATGGTGTCCACATGGTAGGAATATGGGGCATGGGTGGCATAGGTAAAACAACAATTGCCAAGCTGATTTATGATATGCTCTCTAGCCAATTTGAGGTTCATTGCTTTCTTCCAAATGTTAAAGAACATTTCGAAAAACATGGTGCTGCCGTTTTACAGCAGAAACTTCTTTCCAATGTCTTAAGTGAACGAAGGAGCCTCAATGCATGGACTTTCAATGCGAGTTTTAATGTGATCAAGAGAGCTCTCCATCACAGAAAGgttcttcttgttcttgatgATGTGGATGATTACAAGCAGTTGGAAGCCTTAGCCCGAGAGCCTAATTGGTTTGGTGAAGGAAGTAGGATCATCATAACTAGTCGTGATTATCACTTGCTAGACTCGCATGGAGTGGAGAGTATATATGAGGTTCAGTATCTGAAGACTGACCATGCCCTTCAGCTATTCAGTCTGCATGCCTTCAAACAAAACAATGCAAAAATAGAGTATCTAGAGCTCACAAAACAGTTTTCATCTTATGCTAAAGGTCTTCCTTTGGCTGTTAAGGTTTTTGGCTCATTTCTCAATGGTAGAAACATACTTGAGTGGCAAAGTGTGAAAAATAAACTAGCAAAAATTCCATGCATAGGAATTCATGATGTATTGAGAATAAGCTTTGAGGGATTAGATGAGACACAGAGAGATGTATTTCTTGATATTGCATGCTTTTTCAACGGGTTGAGCAAAGAATTTGCAAGAGATATTCTGGGTGGTTGTGGCTTCTTTCCAGACATAGCATTTGCAGTTCTCAAGGATAAGGCTCTTATAACCATTGATGATAATGAGTTGTTGGTGCATGATTTGCTGCGAGAAATGGGTCATGAAATTGTATATCAAGAATCGAAGGAAGAGCCTGGAAAACGTAGTAGGTTGTGGATTCCTGATGATATTTTCCACGTATTGACCAAAAGCACG GGGACTAAAATTGTTGAAGGCATTTTTCTTGATACTTTTAAAGTCAGAAAGATGCACTTGAGTTCTGAAGCCTTTGCAAAGATGAGGAATCTTAGAATGCTCAAATTCTACTATACTGGCtctaaatatatgaataaggTGCACCTACCTGATGAGGGTCTCCATTATATGTCTAGTAATCTAAGACTCTTCCATTGGGAAGGTTATCCTTCAAAATCACTTCCTTCGAGCTTTCATGCTGAAAACCTTATCGAACTTAACTTGGTTGGTAGTAATCTGGAACAACTCTGGACTGGAGTCCAG CATCTTGTGAATTTAAAATGGATTGATCTCAGTTACTCCAGGCACTTGACTAGAATCCCAGATCTTTCAAAAGCCCAAAATCTTGAGAGAATGGAGCTTACGACCTGCCAAAATTTGGCTGCGGTTTCCTCGTCTGTTCAATGTCTCAACAAGCTTGTCTTCTTGGATTTGAGTGACTGCACAAATCTAAGGAGTCTCCCAGGTGGGATTAACTTAAATTCTCTCAAGGCTCTTGTTCTCACTAGCTGCTCAAACCTTGCCAAATTGCCAGAGATCTCTGGAGATATCCGATTTCTTTGTCTAAGTGGAACTGCCATAGAAGAACTCCCCCAGTTTATTGGATCTCTTACGAGTCTAGTTACTTTGTACCTGAGAAATTGCAAAAGGCTCAAGAAAATTACAAGCAGCATTTCTCAGTTGACATCTCTTAGCATGTTCTGCCTCACTGGCTGTTTAAGTATCACGAAGTTTCCAGATATCCCTGAAAATGTGGAATCTGTAGACTTTACAGGCACTGCAATTGAAGACCTGCCCTCGTCAATTTGCTCACTCTCAAGACTATTTCAGTTAAATCTCTCAAATAGTAAGAAACTAAAGAGTTTGCCAAGTAGCATTTGCAAATTGGGATGCCTCCAAATACTTTGTCTTTCTGGATGCTCAGCACTTGACAGTTTCCATAACTTGGAATCTCTCCCATGTCTAAAAAGACTAGATTTAAGCAACTGTGATCTATCAGAATTCCCTAGCAACCTAAGCAGTTTATCCTTGTTGGAAAATTTGGATCTAAGCAAAAACAATTTTGAGATCATACCTGCCACCATCAAACATCTATCTCAACTGAAATTGCTGAACATAAGCTCTTGCAGGAGGCTCAGATGTTTGCTGGATGTTCCGCcatgtataaaaattttaaaagcatGGCACTGCACATCATTAGAAGCCATACCGCGCATAAAAAGTTTATGGGAGCCAGATGTTGAATATTGGGATTTTGCTAATTGCTTCAACTTAGATCAAAAGGAAACCAGCAACTTAGCAGAAGATGCTCAATGGAGCTTTCTGGTTATGGAAACTGCTTCAAAGCAAGTCCATGATTACAAG GGAAATCCAGGTCAGTTTTGTTTTCCAGGAAGTGAAGTTCCAGAAAGTTTCTGCAATGAAGATATAAGATCTTCACTCACATTCATGCTGCCCTCAAATGGACGCCAGCTCATGGGAATTGCGCTTTGCGTTGTTCTTGGCAGTGAGGAGCCTTATTCAGTCAGTAAGGTCAGATGTTGTTGCAAATGCCATTTCAAATCTACTAACCAAGACGATCTCATTTTCACATCCCAATACGGGTCGATAAATCATGAAAATGTGACCCTCAATTCAGATCATATTTTACTATGGTTCGAGTCTTGGAAGAGCAGGTCAGACAAACTAAACAACTCTTTTACTGAATGTCACGAAGCTTCGTTTGAATTCTGCATTTCGTATGGCTTCAAGAAGCATatcaatgtgagaaaatacGGTGTTCATCTAATCTATGCTGAGGAAACCAGCGAAAATCCGCCTAATATTTTCCACAAACAGTTATCTGCGCTCAACCAAGATTCTTCCCAACCAATGGGGGAAGACCGTAATACTAAGAGACGGCGCAGTCGCAGTGATGACTTCACTGCTAAGGAGGAGCAGCAGCCTAACCGTAAGAGAGTGAAAGTATGTTCTGCTTAG